The Girardinichthys multiradiatus isolate DD_20200921_A chromosome Y, DD_fGirMul_XY1, whole genome shotgun sequence genome has a window encoding:
- the LOC124864335 gene encoding GTPase KRas-like isoform X1 has product MNHVTKFKSSQAVFLTRECMTEYKLVVVGAGGVGKSALTIQLIQNHFVDEYDPTIEDSYRKQVVIDGETCLLDILDTAGQEEYSAMRDQYMRTGEGFLCVFAINNYKSFEDVHLYREQIKRVKDSDSVPIVMVGNKSDLSSRTVETRQAQELARSYGVPFVETSAKTRQGVEEAFYSLVREIRRYKETNCSSKKSKKNNQRRCIIL; this is encoded by the exons atgaaccACGTCACAAAGTTCAAATCATCCCaagctgtttttttaacaagagAAT GCATGACCGAGTACAAACTTGTGGTGGTCGGTGCTGGAGGTGTGGGGAAGAGCGCTCTCACCATCCAGCTGATCCAGAACCACTTCGTGGACGAATATGATCCCACTATCGAG GACTCGTATAGAAAACAGGTGGTGATCGACGGGGAGACATGTCTGCTGGACATCCTGGACACTGCAGGTCAGGAGGAGTACAGCGCCATGAGGGACCAGTATATGAGGACTGGAGAGGGCTTCCTCTGTGTGTTTGCCATCAACAACTACAAGTCCTTCGAGGATGTTCACCTTTACAG AGAGCAGATCAAGCGGGTGAAGGACAGTGACAGTGTTCCCATAGTGATGGTGGGGAACAAGAGCGATCTGAGCTCCCGCACGGTGGAGACGAGGCAGGCTCAGGAGCTGGCGCGGAGCTATGGAGTGCCGTTCGTAGAGACTTCTGCTAAAACCAGACAG GGTGTGGAGGAAGCCTTCTATTCACTAGTCCGGGAGATCAGAAGATACAAGGAGACCAACTGCAGCAGCAAAAAGAGCAAGAAGAACAATCAGAGACGTTGCATTATACtatag
- the LOC124864335 gene encoding GTPase HRas-like isoform X2, which translates to MTEYKLVVVGAGGVGKSALTIQLIQNHFVDEYDPTIEDSYRKQVVIDGETCLLDILDTAGQEEYSAMRDQYMRTGEGFLCVFAINNYKSFEDVHLYREQIKRVKDSDSVPIVMVGNKSDLSSRTVETRQAQELARSYGVPFVETSAKTRQGVEEAFYSLVREIRRYKETNCSSKKSKKNNQRRCIIL; encoded by the exons ATGACCGAGTACAAACTTGTGGTGGTCGGTGCTGGAGGTGTGGGGAAGAGCGCTCTCACCATCCAGCTGATCCAGAACCACTTCGTGGACGAATATGATCCCACTATCGAG GACTCGTATAGAAAACAGGTGGTGATCGACGGGGAGACATGTCTGCTGGACATCCTGGACACTGCAGGTCAGGAGGAGTACAGCGCCATGAGGGACCAGTATATGAGGACTGGAGAGGGCTTCCTCTGTGTGTTTGCCATCAACAACTACAAGTCCTTCGAGGATGTTCACCTTTACAG AGAGCAGATCAAGCGGGTGAAGGACAGTGACAGTGTTCCCATAGTGATGGTGGGGAACAAGAGCGATCTGAGCTCCCGCACGGTGGAGACGAGGCAGGCTCAGGAGCTGGCGCGGAGCTATGGAGTGCCGTTCGTAGAGACTTCTGCTAAAACCAGACAG GGTGTGGAGGAAGCCTTCTATTCACTAGTCCGGGAGATCAGAAGATACAAGGAGACCAACTGCAGCAGCAAAAAGAGCAAGAAGAACAATCAGAGACGTTGCATTATACtatag